The following coding sequences are from one uncultured Methanobrevibacter sp. window:
- a CDS encoding Gfo/Idh/MocA family protein — protein sequence MRTINVGVIGVGAMGYNHARVYSKLEKANLVAVADVVKPTLDKVVKKYKTKGYSEIEDLLKDPEIEAVSVCVPTTFHHEVVMEAIKHGKHVLVEKPIAFTAEEAEEMIAAAKEAGVKLATGHVERFNPAVQKAKELIENEVIGDLVTISAKRVGPFPPRIKDVGVAIDLAIHDLDVMNFLIEAPVKQVYATMSSILDQSDFEDHAEIMVSFDEDITGILEVNWLTPYKRRQIEITGTDGIITIDYIDQSIEVYGKFAQDIQIKPVEPLSEELNSFLCKIEADEEPEITGEDGLKALKMVLAANKSSKEHSPINFR from the coding sequence TTGAGAACTATAAATGTTGGAGTTATAGGTGTAGGTGCAATGGGATATAACCATGCACGTGTATATTCGAAATTAGAAAAAGCCAATCTCGTGGCAGTGGCTGATGTAGTAAAGCCAACCTTAGATAAAGTTGTGAAAAAATATAAGACAAAAGGTTACTCTGAAATTGAAGACTTATTGAAAGACCCTGAAATTGAAGCAGTTAGTGTTTGTGTACCAACAACCTTCCACCACGAAGTCGTAATGGAAGCCATTAAACATGGAAAACACGTTTTAGTTGAAAAGCCAATCGCTTTTACTGCTGAAGAAGCAGAAGAAATGATTGCAGCTGCAAAAGAAGCAGGGGTAAAGCTTGCAACTGGTCACGTTGAAAGATTCAATCCTGCAGTGCAAAAAGCTAAGGAACTCATTGAAAATGAGGTTATCGGTGACTTGGTAACAATTTCAGCAAAAAGAGTAGGTCCTTTCCCACCAAGAATTAAGGATGTGGGAGTAGCTATTGACCTTGCAATTCACGATTTAGATGTAATGAACTTCTTGATTGAAGCACCTGTAAAACAAGTTTATGCTACTATGAGCAGCATATTAGATCAATCTGACTTTGAAGACCATGCTGAAATCATGGTTAGCTTTGATGAAGACATTACCGGTATTTTAGAAGTAAACTGGTTAACTCCGTACAAACGTAGACAAATCGAAATCACTGGTACTGATGGAATAATTACCATTGACTACATTGACCAAAGCATTGAAGTTTATGGTAAATTCGCACAAGACATTCAAATCAAACCAGTAGAACCATTAAGTGAAGAATTAAATTCATTCCTATGCAAAATTGAAGCTGATGAAGAACCTGAAATCACTGGTGAAGATGGGCTTAAGGCTCTTAAGATGGTTCTTGCAGCAAACAAGTCATCTAAAGAACACAGTCCAATCAATTTTAGATAG
- a CDS encoding bifunctional NADP phosphatase/NAD kinase: MNQEDIDICRNIATTVFEKVENLLEGQVGNPKAGEFVKIGADGTPTSYIDIIAEDEVIKLLKDADFESYLISEEIGELKLGKGKQEAISLSEELLNNVPKTKKEREDQDKPRFIFLIDPLDGTSNAIKNIPAYGMSIAVANVPEGREATLNDVQLGFVKNYANGNFYEAIKGNGAKRNGEPMTPSSETDLTKISLGGFTKSKTLSVSKLVDTARRMRVLGSVVLELAYVASGKYDAFLDLRGSRIIDIAASKLIVEEAGAIVTDKYGEKLNSRLSIYEKAVVVSAGNPDLHNQIIKIINNDELDKIQSVAIVSRVDEYKSVLFSLKIFETLIQKNMETVIESSLAEKLEEIKENPELHKIIAKTMNETPEIAKHIESLNFNYNFRDYAKELNELRTDMAIILGGDGTLLRTQNQLTKEIPIFGINMGTVGFLTEIEVENTFEALDAILDGEWSKEKRTQLIISHENQTFRALNEVVIMTARPAKMLHYEISVDGEVVEELRADGLIISTPSGSTAYSMSAGGPIVDPKVGAFIIVPICPYKLGVRPFVVSDGSEIRIKLLKRGKKAIFVMDGQIQKEVNYMEELVIKKSEKDVYFMRINKKYFYKKVKDKLNEGGLDSINRVL; the protein is encoded by the coding sequence ATAGGTGCAGACGGCACCCCTACATCCTATATCGATATCATAGCAGAAGATGAAGTAATCAAACTTCTTAAGGATGCTGATTTTGAGTCTTATCTGATTAGTGAGGAAATAGGTGAACTTAAGCTAGGAAAAGGAAAACAGGAAGCAATCAGTCTTAGTGAAGAATTGCTTAATAATGTTCCTAAAACCAAAAAGGAAAGGGAAGACCAAGATAAACCTAGATTCATATTCCTAATCGATCCTCTTGATGGAACAAGCAATGCAATAAAGAACATTCCAGCATATGGTATGTCCATTGCAGTGGCTAATGTGCCTGAAGGAAGAGAAGCAACCTTAAATGATGTTCAATTAGGATTCGTAAAGAATTATGCTAATGGAAACTTCTATGAAGCCATTAAAGGAAACGGAGCAAAAAGAAATGGGGAGCCAATGACTCCAAGCAGTGAAACTGACTTGACAAAAATAAGCCTGGGAGGATTTACCAAAAGCAAGACATTATCCGTATCCAAATTAGTGGACACTGCAAGAAGGATGAGAGTATTAGGTTCTGTAGTACTGGAACTTGCATATGTTGCAAGCGGAAAATACGATGCATTTCTCGATTTGAGAGGAAGTAGAATCATCGATATTGCTGCTTCAAAGCTTATCGTAGAGGAAGCTGGAGCTATTGTAACCGATAAGTACGGTGAAAAACTAAACAGCAGATTAAGCATCTACGAAAAGGCGGTTGTTGTAAGTGCAGGAAATCCTGACTTGCATAATCAAATAATCAAAATCATAAACAATGACGAGTTGGATAAGATTCAAAGCGTTGCAATCGTCAGTAGAGTTGACGAGTATAAGTCCGTATTGTTCTCACTTAAAATCTTTGAGACATTGATTCAAAAAAACATGGAAACCGTTATTGAATCCTCACTTGCAGAAAAGCTGGAAGAAATCAAAGAAAATCCAGAACTCCATAAGATCATTGCAAAAACAATGAATGAAACTCCGGAAATCGCTAAGCATATTGAAAGCCTGAACTTCAACTACAACTTTAGGGATTATGCAAAAGAGTTGAATGAACTTAGAACAGATATGGCAATCATTCTTGGAGGAGATGGAACTCTGCTAAGAACACAAAACCAATTGACTAAGGAAATTCCAATTTTTGGAATCAATATGGGTACTGTTGGATTCTTGACTGAAATTGAAGTTGAAAACACTTTCGAAGCTCTTGATGCAATATTAGATGGAGAATGGTCTAAAGAGAAAAGAACACAGCTCATCATTTCCCACGAAAACCAAACTTTCCGTGCATTGAATGAAGTTGTAATCATGACTGCAAGACCTGCTAAAATGCTTCATTATGAAATCTCTGTAGACGGAGAAGTTGTAGAGGAATTAAGGGCAGATGGATTGATCATCTCTACACCAAGTGGTTCAACAGCATATTCAATGTCTGCAGGGGGACCTATTGTAGACCCTAAAGTAGGTGCATTCATTATAGTGCCAATTTGTCCATACAAACTTGGAGTAAGGCCATTTGTTGTATCTGATGGAAGTGAAATCAGAATCAAGCTCCTTAAAAGAGGTAAGAAAGCAATCTTCGTAATGGATGGGCAAATTCAAAAAGAAGTGAACTATATGGAAGAGCTCGTTATCAAGAAATCTGAAAAAGACGTTTACTTCATGAGAATCAATAAGAAATACTTCTACAAGAAAGTTAAGGATAAACTTAATGAAGGAGGATTAGACAGCATTAACAGAGTATTATAA
- the cfbE gene encoding coenzyme F430 synthase produces the protein MNVFLVDLTHGGVKISSELAKSGNYEKVYAYDLYNTLKSEEEDLLITYDVNIINDLDSFKNQLKLNSIKKIGERWEKDLIINPIHSSLNIEELLVEIANLIGSDKDKILNQYDIINHHQATELVLSLWKEETKNQNIKTIEITGVKGKTSVAFLLKEIFLENNKDTLLLSSLGAYLFRKNNDNEQKIILQKDISITPANIINTIQLAKKIANPKCSTFPICDKNLDLDERMAESDIQEEFDENPYTDLNYEMAIFENSLGICGLADIGILTNLVENYSIAKGKSDARNAKRQVFKSPAVVIEYETLNEFYPNEKEEFKNKINSFSLTDRNANVYCESIDYNIDKTNAKVIYHDLKTIDGKLINGKLDVGCFAPGPHHILNVLASTTTALALGIEEETIQNALSKFKGIDGRTNVREIDAENGLRIIEEINPGINTKAIESSINMIKDIDNYYIIIGGKYGVTCEEIDEDKLSKFLHEYLTHNPNTNLILTDELGKSLENKISSLNGEGEENRFKMEFIEDYQEAQNIAIDNNKNILFIYRSNYSQVSKR, from the coding sequence ATGAATGTTTTTTTAGTTGATTTGACACATGGAGGAGTCAAGATATCCTCAGAACTTGCCAAATCAGGAAATTATGAAAAGGTATATGCTTATGACTTATACAATACATTGAAAAGTGAAGAAGAAGATCTTTTAATCACTTATGATGTTAATATAATAAATGATTTGGACTCATTTAAAAATCAGCTAAAATTAAATTCCATTAAAAAGATTGGAGAAAGATGGGAAAAGGACCTAATAATCAATCCAATTCACTCATCATTAAACATTGAAGAATTATTGGTTGAAATAGCTAATCTAATTGGCTCTGATAAGGACAAGATATTAAATCAATATGATATCATAAACCATCATCAAGCTACAGAACTTGTTTTATCTCTTTGGAAAGAGGAAACAAAGAATCAAAATATAAAAACCATTGAAATAACTGGAGTTAAAGGAAAAACAAGCGTTGCATTCCTCTTAAAGGAAATATTTTTAGAAAACAATAAAGACACTTTACTATTATCCAGCTTAGGGGCTTACTTATTTAGAAAAAATAATGATAATGAGCAGAAGATTATTTTACAAAAGGATATTAGCATCACTCCAGCAAATATCATAAACACCATTCAACTAGCTAAAAAAATAGCAAATCCAAAATGCAGCACATTTCCAATATGCGATAAGAATCTTGATTTGGATGAAAGAATGGCGGAAAGTGATATTCAGGAAGAATTTGATGAAAATCCATATACTGATTTGAATTATGAAATGGCAATCTTTGAAAACTCATTAGGAATTTGCGGTTTGGCTGACATTGGAATCTTGACTAATCTTGTTGAAAACTATTCCATTGCAAAAGGCAAATCAGATGCAAGAAACGCAAAAAGACAAGTCTTCAAATCCCCAGCAGTTGTGATTGAATATGAAACATTGAATGAATTCTATCCGAATGAAAAAGAGGAATTCAAAAATAAAATCAATAGCTTTTCCTTAACTGACAGAAATGCAAATGTCTACTGCGAATCCATTGATTACAATATTGATAAAACTAATGCAAAGGTCATTTATCATGACTTAAAAACTATTGATGGAAAATTAATTAATGGTAAACTTGATGTAGGTTGCTTTGCACCAGGACCTCATCATATCCTAAACGTTTTAGCATCTACAACAACTGCACTTGCATTAGGCATAGAAGAGGAAACCATTCAAAATGCTTTATCAAAATTTAAAGGAATCGATGGGCGAACAAATGTTAGGGAAATCGATGCTGAGAATGGTTTAAGAATTATTGAAGAAATCAATCCGGGCATAAATACAAAAGCTATTGAAAGCTCAATAAATATGATAAAGGACATTGACAATTATTACATAATCATTGGTGGAAAGTATGGAGTTACATGTGAAGAGATAGACGAAGACAAACTATCTAAATTCTTACACGAATACTTGACTCATAATCCAAACACTAACTTAATATTAACAGACGAGCTTGGAAAGAGTTTAGAGAATAAAATAAGCTCATTAAATGGGGAAGGGGAAGAAAATAGATTTAAAATGGAATTTATTGAAGATTATCAGGAAGCTCAAAACATAGCAATAGACAATAATAAAAATATCCTATTTATTTATAGATCAAATTATTCCCAAGTTTCTAAACGTTAA
- the hemC gene encoding hydroxymethylbilane synthase, producing MIVGTRGSKLALVQTDYIRSCLYNITGEEVEKNIIKTKGDKITNSQLYNMDSKGLFTRELDNALLDEEVDFAVHSLKDVPTELNEDLEIVAVPPRESPNEVLISNYSWSELEEGSTLGTSSLRREAFCKLHDKDFELKPIRGNVETRIKKVMDGEVDATIMAEAGLNRLGLQKYIKTQFPTDYIMPAAGQGALAVITRKDSEFKETIAKLNHYFSFQEVLAEKTILEEIGVGCQWPIGAIAGIKNNKLELNSILLDKNGEILYQETIRGSIREAEEMGRKIGKNMLEFL from the coding sequence ATGATTGTTGGAACTAGAGGAAGTAAACTTGCACTTGTACAGACAGACTACATCAGAAGCTGTTTATACAATATCACTGGAGAAGAAGTAGAAAAGAATATCATAAAGACCAAAGGAGACAAGATAACAAACTCCCAGTTATATAATATGGATTCTAAAGGACTTTTTACAAGAGAACTTGACAACGCACTACTTGATGAAGAGGTTGATTTTGCAGTACACAGCCTAAAGGATGTGCCAACCGAATTGAACGAGGATCTTGAGATTGTTGCAGTTCCTCCAAGGGAAAGTCCTAACGAAGTGCTCATCTCAAACTACAGCTGGAGCGAACTTGAGGAAGGTTCCACACTTGGAACAAGCAGCTTAAGAAGAGAAGCATTCTGCAAGCTCCACGACAAGGACTTTGAATTAAAGCCAATAAGAGGAAATGTTGAAACAAGAATCAAAAAGGTCATGGATGGAGAAGTGGATGCGACAATCATGGCAGAAGCGGGATTGAATAGATTAGGCCTTCAAAAATACATTAAAACCCAGTTCCCAACAGATTATATTATGCCTGCAGCCGGCCAAGGCGCTTTAGCAGTAATCACCAGAAAAGACAGTGAATTTAAAGAGACAATAGCCAAATTAAACCATTATTTCTCATTCCAGGAAGTGCTTGCTGAAAAGACTATCCTTGAAGAGATAGGGGTTGGATGCCAATGGCCAATTGGAGCAATAGCTGGAATAAAAAACAACAAGCTAGAACTTAATTCCATCTTGCTTGATAAGAATGGGGAAATCCTATATCAGGAAACAATTAGGGGCAGCATAAGAGAAGCTGAGGAAATGGGAAGGAAAATAGGCAAAAATATGCTTGAATTCCTTTAA